The Bacteroidota bacterium genome contains a region encoding:
- a CDS encoding long-chain fatty acid--CoA ligase encodes MEIELPYPSLHHMMRNAASKIKTPHHNYMYEKVGNEYKAITYAETFEKLNAISAYLYDLGLRKGDRAALILENCPEFIFFDQGLQQIGAVNASIYPTLSEGEIEYILNDSGSRVVLVGSPFLLKKVLKVRSLCPALQKIIINYTDSKAVEDEGIIELEKVYEIGKSLYGKYHAAIEEELAKATPGDLAMLIYTSGTTGVPKGVMLSHGNIMSNIVMALILCKAISSADRFLSFLPLSHVYERMVTYYLGSCVATEMAFAVSVDTIATNVKEIKPSIIATVPRLLERIEEKVRKKAAGKGKLKNSIFLWALKVGQKARLRREEGKGLTPVLALQHFIADKLVFSDIKANLGGNIRMIISGGGPLPQHVGEFFGNIGIRVMEGYGLTETSPFVCVNEFERQVFGTVGRIAPGNTVCLKNPDTGVIITEQTYESQDFDFESEEGEICIKGPNVMMGYWNKPEDTSKVIDADGWFHTGDIGKFYKGNLKITDRIKNMIVNAYGKNIYPAPVENVYLRSNKIEQIFLIGDKREHLTAIVIPSKEELMEQFKIASDFFETGEAFIQDEKIVKWIDEDIKALSNQLAKFERIKGFIVKRKPFSIDEGELTPTQKAKRRVIETKYANDIDRLYAHVKE; translated from the coding sequence ATGGAAATAGAGTTGCCATACCCCTCGTTGCATCACATGATGCGCAACGCGGCCAGTAAAATTAAAACACCCCACCACAATTACATGTATGAAAAGGTGGGTAACGAGTACAAGGCCATTACCTATGCAGAGACATTTGAGAAATTGAATGCTATTTCGGCATACTTGTACGATTTGGGACTGCGCAAGGGCGACCGTGCAGCGTTGATATTAGAAAACTGCCCCGAGTTTATCTTTTTTGATCAAGGCTTGCAACAAATTGGTGCGGTAAATGCCTCGATTTACCCAACCCTTTCAGAAGGAGAAATCGAATACATCCTTAACGATTCGGGTTCGAGGGTAGTATTAGTAGGCTCGCCCTTTCTGCTTAAAAAAGTGTTGAAGGTTCGCAGTCTTTGTCCTGCCTTGCAAAAGATAATAATCAACTATACCGACTCTAAGGCAGTTGAAGACGAAGGGATTATAGAGTTAGAAAAGGTTTACGAAATAGGGAAGAGCTTGTATGGCAAATACCACGCTGCCATTGAAGAAGAGTTAGCAAAAGCCACCCCCGGCGATTTGGCGATGCTCATCTATACATCAGGTACAACTGGCGTTCCTAAAGGGGTGATGCTTTCGCACGGCAACATTATGAGCAATATTGTGATGGCGCTTATTTTGTGTAAAGCCATTAGCTCCGCCGATCGCTTTTTGTCCTTCCTACCGCTTAGTCACGTGTATGAGCGCATGGTAACTTATTACCTTGGGTCGTGTGTAGCTACCGAGATGGCTTTTGCCGTTAGCGTGGATACCATAGCAACCAACGTAAAAGAAATTAAGCCTTCCATTATTGCCACCGTGCCCCGTCTATTGGAGCGCATTGAGGAAAAGGTGCGTAAAAAGGCAGCAGGTAAGGGCAAACTTAAAAACAGTATTTTCTTATGGGCACTTAAGGTGGGTCAAAAAGCACGCTTGCGTCGCGAAGAAGGTAAAGGGTTAACTCCCGTATTAGCCTTGCAGCATTTTATAGCCGATAAGCTGGTGTTTAGTGATATTAAAGCCAATCTTGGCGGTAATATCCGTATGATTATATCAGGAGGGGGGCCACTACCTCAACACGTAGGTGAGTTTTTCGGAAATATTGGCATCAGAGTGATGGAAGGTTACGGTCTTACCGAGACCTCGCCGTTTGTATGCGTAAATGAGTTTGAAAGGCAGGTGTTTGGTACGGTAGGTCGCATAGCTCCCGGTAACACAGTATGCCTTAAAAATCCCGATACCGGTGTGATTATTACCGAACAAACCTATGAAAGCCAGGATTTTGATTTTGAGAGCGAAGAAGGCGAAATATGCATTAAAGGGCCCAATGTAATGATGGGATATTGGAACAAGCCTGAAGATACCTCCAAAGTAATTGATGCCGACGGCTGGTTCCATACAGGTGATATCGGTAAGTTTTATAAGGGTAACCTTAAAATCACTGACCGTATCAAAAACATGATTGTGAATGCCTACGGTAAAAACATTTATCCTGCCCCTGTAGAGAATGTGTATTTACGCAGTAATAAGATAGAACAGATTTTCTTGATAGGCGATAAGCGTGAACACCTTACTGCCATTGTTATTCCCTCAAAAGAAGAGTTGATGGAGCAGTTTAAAATTGCGAGCGACTTTTTTGAAACAGGTGAAGCATTTATACAAGATGAGAAGATTGTGAAGTGGATTGATGAAGACATAAAAGCACTATCAAACCAGTTGGCAAAATTTGAGCGTATCAAAGGGTTTATTGTTAAGCGTAAGCCGTTTAGCATTGACGAGGGCGAACTGACCCCTACCCAAAAAGCCAAACGCCGAGTGATTGAAACCAAGTACGCAAACGATATCGACCGTTTGTATGCCCACGTGAAAGAATAA
- a CDS encoding DMT family protein gives MKSFYTILLLIVSNAFMNMAWYGHLKFKEWKFMEGWGLWGVILISWAIAFFEYCFQVPANRLGYKENGGPFSLMELKVMQEVITLVVFVLFSVVFFKNETLRINHLIGFVFLVLAVYFIFKK, from the coding sequence ATGAAATCGTTTTATACAATACTGCTACTTATAGTTTCTAACGCTTTTATGAATATGGCCTGGTACGGACACCTTAAGTTTAAGGAGTGGAAGTTTATGGAAGGCTGGGGACTTTGGGGTGTAATACTCATCAGCTGGGCGATTGCTTTTTTTGAATACTGTTTCCAAGTGCCGGCTAACCGTTTGGGTTACAAGGAAAACGGCGGGCCGTTTAGCCTGATGGAATTAAAAGTAATGCAGGAAGTAATAACACTGGTGGTGTTTGTTTTGTTTTCAGTAGTGTTTTTTAAGAACGAAACCTTACGCATCAACCACCTTATCGGTTTTGTGTTTTTGGTACTTGCCGTATATTTTATTTTTAAGAAATAA
- the htpG gene encoding molecular chaperone HtpG, with product MQKGNISVHTENIFPIIKKFLYSDHEIFLRELVSNAVDATQKLKTLAGTGEFKGDLGDLKIRVELNEEAKTITIKDVGIGMTAEEIEKYINQIAFSGAEEFVEKYKDKDAAAIIGHFGLGFYSSFMVADKVEIITKSYKDDTTAAHWVCEGSTEFSIDAHDRAERGTDIILHITEESAEFLQKIRVKGLLEKYCRFLPVEIEFDGEVINNTQPLWTKKPADITEEEYKEFYKSLYPFSEPPLFWIHLNVDYPFNLTGILYFPKVKDNFDIQRNKIQLYSNQVFVTEEVKDIVPEFLMLLHGVIDSPDIPLNVSRSALQADGNVKKITGYITRKVADKLQEIFNNDRKAYEEKWENVGLFVKFGTVSDEKFAEKSGKFSLLQNTDKEFYTFDEYVEKVKPLQTDKDNKVILLYTNDANKQYSFIEAAKKRSYDVLELGGPLDNHFISYLENKNPDNRIFRIDADVIDKLINKDEKRESVLSDEQVNGLKEVFKLGINNDKWRIESEALSPDDHFITITKPEFERRMQEMAMMNGMGQMFGGMGDSYQVLINSNHPLAGKIANEENTDAKNSLVKQAVDLAKLQQNLLTGEEMSAFIKRSEELLTK from the coding sequence ATGCAAAAAGGCAACATTAGTGTACACACGGAGAACATTTTTCCTATCATTAAGAAGTTCTTATACAGCGACCACGAGATTTTTTTACGTGAGTTGGTAAGCAACGCAGTGGATGCTACCCAAAAGCTGAAAACCCTTGCCGGAACGGGTGAGTTTAAAGGTGATTTGGGTGACTTGAAAATACGCGTGGAATTGAACGAGGAGGCCAAAACCATTACCATTAAAGACGTGGGCATTGGTATGACTGCCGAGGAGATTGAAAAGTACATTAACCAGATTGCGTTTAGCGGTGCCGAAGAGTTTGTTGAGAAATACAAGGATAAAGATGCGGCTGCCATTATCGGACATTTTGGCTTGGGTTTCTACTCAAGTTTTATGGTGGCTGATAAGGTTGAAATTATTACCAAATCTTATAAAGACGATACCACTGCCGCCCACTGGGTATGCGAAGGCAGCACTGAATTTAGCATTGATGCTCACGACCGTGCCGAGCGCGGAACGGATATTATCCTCCATATTACCGAAGAAAGCGCAGAGTTTTTACAAAAAATTCGCGTAAAAGGGTTGTTGGAGAAATATTGCCGCTTTTTACCCGTTGAAATTGAATTTGACGGCGAGGTGATTAACAACACCCAGCCTTTGTGGACTAAAAAGCCCGCCGATATTACCGAGGAAGAGTACAAAGAGTTTTACAAATCGCTGTACCCTTTTAGCGAGCCTCCGTTGTTTTGGATTCACCTGAACGTGGATTATCCCTTCAACCTGACAGGCATTTTGTATTTTCCCAAGGTGAAGGATAATTTCGATATCCAACGCAATAAAATACAGTTATACAGCAACCAAGTGTTTGTAACCGAAGAGGTGAAAGACATTGTGCCTGAGTTTTTAATGCTGCTGCACGGGGTGATTGATAGTCCGGATATTCCGTTGAACGTGTCGCGCAGTGCATTGCAAGCCGACGGTAACGTGAAAAAAATTACCGGTTATATTACCCGCAAGGTTGCCGATAAATTGCAAGAGATATTTAACAACGACCGCAAAGCCTACGAAGAGAAGTGGGAAAACGTAGGGTTGTTTGTGAAATTCGGGACGGTGAGCGATGAGAAATTTGCTGAAAAATCGGGTAAATTCAGTCTGTTGCAAAACACCGATAAAGAGTTTTACACGTTTGATGAATACGTGGAGAAGGTGAAGCCTTTGCAAACGGACAAAGACAATAAGGTAATCTTGCTGTATACCAACGATGCCAATAAACAATACAGTTTTATTGAGGCGGCAAAAAAACGCAGCTACGATGTGTTGGAGTTGGGCGGTCCGTTGGACAACCACTTTATCAGCTACCTTGAAAATAAAAATCCTGATAACCGCATTTTCCGCATTGATGCCGATGTGATTGATAAGTTGATTAACAAAGACGAAAAACGCGAATCGGTATTGAGCGACGAACAAGTGAACGGCTTGAAAGAAGTGTTTAAGCTGGGTATTAATAACGATAAGTGGCGCATTGAATCGGAGGCACTAAGCCCCGACGACCATTTTATCACTATTACCAAACCTGAGTTTGAGCGCCGTATGCAGGAAATGGCAATGATGAACGGCATGGGGCAGATGTTTGGCGGCATGGGCGACAGCTACCAAGTGCTGATAAACAGCAACCATCCTTTGGCCGGAAAGATTGCGAACGAGGAAAATACCGATGCTAAAAACAGCTTGGTGAAACAAGCGGTCGATCTTGCCAAGTTGCAGCAAAACCTGCTTACAGGCGAGGAGATGAGTGCGTTTATTAAACGCAGCGAAGAATTGCTTACTAAATAA
- a CDS encoding site-specific DNA-methyltransferase produces MLIPYYKSNDKNFYLLQGDSMELLPQFEHKFDMVFADPPYFLSNNGLTIQSGKVVSVNKGKWDKFRGYDFVNDFNRKWLYPVREKMKEDATIWISGTHHNIFSIGQILTELNFKILNVVTWEKTNPPPNFSCRYFTHSTELIIWARKNPKTPHYYNYELMRQLNGDKQMKDVWKLPAIAKWEKTCGKHPTQKPLSVLTRLILASTKPNAWILDPFAGSSTTGIAANLLNRRYLGIDIEKEYLEISKCRKLEIENLQTSNKYKEKINGFNTPEELSNFLVKEPEERYSPELNFIS; encoded by the coding sequence ATATTGATTCCATACTATAAATCCAACGATAAAAACTTTTATCTCCTACAGGGAGATTCAATGGAATTGTTGCCACAGTTTGAGCATAAGTTCGATATGGTGTTTGCTGATCCTCCCTATTTTTTATCAAACAATGGATTGACGATTCAAAGTGGCAAAGTAGTTAGTGTTAACAAAGGCAAATGGGATAAGTTTAGAGGATACGATTTTGTTAATGATTTTAACCGTAAGTGGCTTTACCCGGTAAGAGAAAAAATGAAGGAAGATGCCACTATATGGATTAGTGGTACTCATCATAATATATTTTCGATTGGTCAAATTTTAACTGAGCTAAATTTTAAAATATTAAACGTTGTTACTTGGGAAAAAACAAATCCACCTCCAAACTTTTCATGTCGTTATTTTACCCATTCAACTGAGTTGATTATTTGGGCACGTAAAAACCCCAAAACACCCCATTATTATAATTATGAGCTTATGAGGCAACTGAATGGGGATAAGCAAATGAAAGACGTGTGGAAGTTGCCTGCTATTGCAAAATGGGAAAAAACATGTGGTAAACACCCTACCCAAAAACCACTTTCTGTATTAACCCGTTTAATTCTTGCTTCCACAAAACCTAATGCCTGGATCCTTGACCCTTTTGCCGGAAGCAGCACCACCGGAATTGCAGCCAATTTACTTAACCGAAGGTATTTGGGAATTGATATTGAAAAAGAATATTTGGAAATAAGTAAATGTAGAAAGCTGGAAATTGAGAATTTGCAAACTTCCAATAAATACAAAGAAAAAATTAACGGTTTTAATACTCCAGAAGAACTATCAAACTTTCTTGTGAAAGAACCAGAGGAAAGATACAGCCCAGAGTTAAATTTTATAAGCTAG
- a CDS encoding type II deoxyribonuclease has protein sequence MKKLCQLLNIPDDDALFKYITSTFKEKITQWDYFVNWVKVLENITPIEKELNLLNVLIGKEDIEGEMFNLLQEYPQVIKAFPALIAIREQSIDILIDAENFVYKNYSFQHRKLTDNDCKELTDFIIKSGIGTLFKDKKIKNLVDYVTGVEVGLDSNGRKNRGGTLMEALTENFIAKTCAELNLAYMPQANAKKIKRDWNLDIIVDKSSRNIDFAVNKGNKLCFIECNFYGGGGSKLKSTATEYSKMNDYWNAQGIEFIWVTDGFGWKSTEKPLREYFDKADYLLNLEMLKYGVLKTLLQEKQ, from the coding sequence ATGAAGAAGCTTTGTCAGTTGCTTAATATACCTGATGACGATGCCCTTTTTAAATACATAACAAGTACTTTTAAAGAAAAAATAACCCAATGGGACTATTTTGTGAATTGGGTAAAGGTGCTTGAAAACATAACTCCGATTGAAAAGGAGTTAAATCTTCTTAATGTACTTATTGGTAAAGAAGACATCGAGGGTGAGATGTTTAATTTGCTACAAGAGTATCCCCAAGTAATTAAAGCGTTCCCCGCTCTAATTGCCATTAGAGAACAATCTATTGATATATTAATTGATGCCGAAAATTTTGTTTACAAAAACTACTCATTTCAACATCGAAAGTTAACGGATAATGACTGTAAAGAGTTGACGGATTTTATCATAAAATCTGGCATTGGAACACTGTTTAAGGACAAAAAAATCAAAAACCTTGTTGATTATGTAACTGGCGTTGAAGTTGGTTTAGATAGCAATGGACGGAAAAACAGGGGCGGAACCCTTATGGAAGCGCTGACGGAAAACTTTATTGCGAAAACCTGCGCTGAGTTAAACTTAGCTTATATGCCTCAGGCTAATGCTAAAAAAATAAAAAGAGATTGGAACCTCGATATTATTGTGGACAAATCTTCCAGAAATATTGATTTTGCGGTGAATAAGGGAAACAAATTGTGTTTTATTGAATGTAATTTTTATGGAGGTGGTGGTTCAAAGTTAAAATCAACCGCTACGGAATACAGCAAAATGAATGATTACTGGAATGCTCAAGGGATAGAATTCATTTGGGTAACCGATGGGTTTGGCTGGAAATCAACAGAAAAGCCTTTAAGGGAATATTTTGATAAAGCTGACTATTTGTTGAATTTAGAAATGTTGAAATACGGTGTTTTGAAAACACTATTACAAGAAAAACAATAA
- a CDS encoding DNA adenine methylase: MRNRTNSAAKPFLKWAGGKTQLLPAIQSFLPDEIKNENLVYVEPFVGSGAVLFWMLTQFKNLKKAVINDINTDLINTYRMIATSPEKLIAILDNWQKEYHCLNEEKRKEYYYACRNLYNSRKSSMETQAALFIFLNRTCFNGLYRVNKNNLFNVPIGSYKTPAICDKENILAASNALQKVEILNVDFEETLNYAGDNTFFYLDPPYKPLSNTSSFNSYAKDEFNDDEQIRLKNFCDKLNMLGHKWLLSNSDVKGENKENNFFDDLYSGFNISRVKAKRIINANPEKRGELNELLITNYPYEEALSVA; the protein is encoded by the coding sequence GTGAGAAACAGAACAAACAGTGCGGCTAAACCCTTTTTAAAGTGGGCAGGTGGTAAAACTCAGCTATTACCTGCAATTCAAAGCTTTTTACCGGATGAAATAAAAAATGAGAATTTAGTATATGTTGAGCCATTTGTTGGCAGTGGAGCCGTATTATTTTGGATGCTTACCCAATTCAAAAACTTGAAAAAAGCAGTTATCAATGATATTAATACGGATTTGATTAACACTTATAGGATGATTGCTACATCTCCGGAAAAACTAATTGCAATTTTAGATAACTGGCAAAAGGAATATCACTGTTTGAATGAAGAAAAACGGAAAGAGTATTACTACGCCTGTAGAAACCTTTATAACAGCAGGAAAAGTAGCATGGAAACTCAGGCGGCCTTGTTTATTTTTTTAAACAGAACATGTTTTAATGGCTTATATCGTGTTAACAAAAACAACTTATTTAATGTTCCAATAGGTAGTTATAAAACCCCTGCTATTTGTGATAAGGAAAATATTTTAGCGGCTAGTAACGCTCTTCAGAAAGTTGAAATACTAAATGTTGACTTTGAGGAAACTCTAAACTACGCAGGGGATAATACGTTTTTCTATTTAGACCCTCCTTACAAGCCGTTAAGCAATACGTCAAGCTTCAATTCATATGCTAAGGATGAATTTAATGATGATGAGCAAATTCGGTTAAAAAATTTTTGTGATAAACTAAATATGCTCGGCCACAAATGGTTATTAAGTAATTCTGATGTTAAAGGGGAAAACAAGGAAAATAATTTCTTTGATGATCTTTATAGTGGATTCAACATATCTCGTGTAAAGGCCAAAAGGATAATTAATGCCAATCCTGAAAAACGAGGCGAGTTAAATGAACTATTAATCACTAATTATCCTTATGAAGAAGCTTTGTCAGTTGCTTAA
- a CDS encoding site-specific integrase: MASIKLVLRKSKTLADGTHPIAIRFTVHRKSKFIFTGKSSLAAHWDDKQGLPNKKHPLASELKIYLLKRKRDAEVELLGLQNQDANLTATLVKEKVKKSKVDKAVFPFFDATIADLKKSGQVSTRRNYNAAKNMLLDFMKGSQSLQFSEIDLVFLRKYDQYMIAKGFKMNTRYCYLSKLKALFTLADIPYEKSPFKDFQIAHLKKDEVEHRALDKSSLKGLLSYKAEEGSPKFYAMVYFTFSYYCWGMNFTDIAHLKWKNIYSGRLTYNRSKTNKLYNIELLEPALKILEYFKIQRYGQEGTPNGEDFVFPIIDPAVHNTPEKLKNVKQNKLSKINEHLKKIAKELKIPADITSYWARHSFATHLRDLDISTAKIQTMLGHTTEEMTQVYLDSIKNNELDNAAKQLLL, encoded by the coding sequence ATGGCATCTATAAAACTTGTACTACGGAAATCTAAGACCCTTGCGGACGGAACCCACCCCATTGCAATACGGTTTACCGTTCACCGAAAATCAAAGTTCATCTTTACGGGCAAATCTTCTTTGGCTGCACACTGGGATGACAAACAAGGACTGCCGAATAAAAAGCATCCCCTTGCCTCAGAGCTAAAAATCTACTTATTAAAGCGTAAACGCGATGCAGAAGTGGAACTGTTGGGCTTGCAAAACCAAGATGCGAACCTGACAGCTACATTGGTAAAAGAGAAAGTAAAGAAAAGCAAGGTGGACAAAGCTGTATTCCCGTTTTTTGATGCTACCATAGCTGACTTAAAGAAATCAGGCCAAGTTAGTACCCGCCGAAACTACAATGCTGCTAAAAATATGTTGTTGGACTTTATGAAAGGCAGCCAAAGTTTGCAGTTCTCAGAAATCGACCTTGTGTTTTTGCGCAAGTATGACCAATACATGATTGCTAAGGGTTTTAAAATGAATACCCGTTATTGCTATTTATCAAAACTGAAAGCCTTGTTTACCTTAGCTGACATCCCCTATGAAAAAAGCCCGTTTAAGGATTTTCAGATAGCTCACCTCAAGAAAGATGAAGTGGAGCATAGGGCATTGGATAAAAGCAGCCTGAAAGGCTTATTAAGTTACAAAGCAGAGGAGGGAAGCCCTAAATTCTATGCAATGGTATATTTCACCTTTAGCTATTACTGTTGGGGCATGAACTTTACCGATATAGCCCACTTAAAATGGAAAAACATTTATAGCGGACGTTTAACCTATAACAGGTCAAAGACAAATAAGCTGTACAACATCGAACTATTAGAACCTGCGTTGAAGATATTGGAGTACTTCAAAATCCAACGGTACGGACAAGAGGGAACACCGAATGGTGAAGATTTTGTGTTTCCGATTATTGACCCTGCCGTCCACAATACCCCTGAAAAGCTGAAAAACGTCAAACAGAATAAATTAAGCAAAATCAATGAACATTTAAAGAAAATTGCCAAAGAACTCAAAATACCCGCCGACATTACCAGCTATTGGGCAAGGCACTCTTTTGCCACCCACCTGCGGGACTTGGATATTTCCACTGCTAAAATACAAACGATGCTTGGCCATACCACCGAAGAAATGACACAAGTGTACCTTGACAGCATTAAAAACAACGAACTGGACAATGCCGCAAAACAATTGCTGCTTTGA